In uncultured Propionivibrio sp., the sequence GCGCAATCGCCGGAAGAAAGGCGATCCGACCATCACCATGGGTAACAACATACAGGCTTTTTTATATTCTTGGTCTGCGGGAAGACATAATGACCGTCGCCGCGGATGACATATTATGTCGCAAATTGACTCTCCATCCCCGCTTGAAGGAGGCTACCTGAGTTGATCGTCGTGGTTCTGTTGGCGAAAGAGTTTTTCGAGAGCCAAGTGGTCAACCGCGATTGGCATATCAATTCGGAGTTGGCCTTCTGCGGTTTCCCAAGGGATCGCCCCAAGCTGCCACATGAGCCGCTCCACATGGCGGGATAGGGCAACAAATTCCCCGACGGATACCCACAGTCCTTGGCGGTCGTACATTGCATTCAGGTCTCGCTGATAAACGTCAAGCCAAGCACGAAGGCCGTACTGCTGCAGTACTATCGAGAGGCCATCATTTTCCAATAGCTCCCTATCCAGGCCATCGATGTGACCAAGAACCGCCGATGCGCGATTCAATAGCCTTGAAATGGCCGGCATCATGATAGAGAGAAATTTATCTAGATCGCCATCAGTTCGGTAAGCAAGGCGCGCCTTGGGGATCTCCGTGAACAGACGTTCGAGTGCCGACCGCAGCAGCTCATGCAACGCGGTTTCTGCTTCTGGATAAATCCCCGCCGAGACGCGGCATGCAAAATAGGTCGAGCTAATGTCGTCAATGTACGGATACAGAAACCTATCGAGATTGTTTTGTGCTGGATAGGGTTTTAGTAGCACACCAGGTAATGATGAGTCGAACAGGTCGTTAAAGGCAACTCGGCCAAGCATGTTTGCTACCGTGTAGAGGCTAGATAGAAACGCGGCTTCGTCTTCTTGTTGATTTAATGCAGTGACCAGCCAACCCCGGCAAACCACACATGACCGAATCTGCCCTTGGCGAATGATGATCGGAGCCATTGCAACCCCGATCTCCTGAGCGCTCTCCGTCGGAGCCAACGACCGAAGATTAGGGTCACCCCGGTCCAAGTCCCGCAAAGCGCTTGCGTAATCTTCCGCGAAAATTATTCCGTCCAAGCGTTGCAACGGCATGTTACGCCCAAGAGCGCTAACCAGAACGTTAACGGTCTTTGGAACTTCCTCGGCGGTCTTCTGATTAGCGCAGGAGAAAAAGGACACTGGATAGTTTGCAGGGGCTCCAGACTTCGGTTTGGCCTCAGCGTTTTGCGTTTTGTCGTGAGGAGTGTGCAGGCTTTCCAGCGTCGTACGCACCTCAGATAACGCATGCGCTTTGGGATAGGTGCCAATGGAAGGAGCAAGTTGCTGGATGTCTTCTGTATTGCGTGAACTAACGAAGAAGGAAAAGCTGCAGGAGGCGGCAGCGAGATTGAATCCATCAATATCGAGGTTGGCTGATTGATTTGTCGTGCCAACAAGCATCCGGCTGGCTGAAAGGGGAAGGAACACTTGTTCAGGCCAGTTTTCGCCAATGAATATGGCGGGCTGGAACGAAGATGCATTGCCTGTGGTTGTCAAGATTGCAACACAGTCGGGCAGAATCAACCTATTTTCGGGAGCGTGAAGTACTTGCCAACGCAAATGCCTCAATTGTGCGACTCGGTGTTTCGGGACGAGCTCTTGCTGGAGTACTCTCGCGTGGCCGTTCTTGATGGCGGGAGCGATCAGATCTTTGTATTCGCTCAACGCGGTAGTAATGCCCTGATTCGCTACGAATAGGGAGTCGAAATTTGCACGCAAGAAGAAGTGAATGATCTTCCGAAATGATTCGTAAGGAATGGGCGCCTCTATCGCAGATTGGAATCGTTTTGTATCAGGAGATTGATTTCTTCCGTGAAAGCAGGATGAGGGTCGTTTCCATCGATCCCAATATCGTGTCTCACCTGCTCAAGGTCATCAACCCCCCCGGAAATCTCATCAAAAATTTCGTGCGCAGCATATTCAATAACGTCTCTGGTGAAAGATCCTCTTACCGCTAGGTGGACGACCAACTCGATTGCTTCGTCAGTGCTGACCGTTTCCCCATGTGCCTTTTCTCGCAACTTTTGTAGCAGGCCGGTCAGTTGTTTATTTTCGTACTCGGTAATGTGGTCATCTAGCGTCTTTTGCCCGTCGTCAGATGGCGAAGAGTAGAAGTCTCGCGCAGCTGCGACGCCTTCAGTTGAAGACAGGAAAGGAACTCGGCCGGCTCTAAAGACGTAGACTTGAATATACTTTGGCCCGTGCTCGGCTTCGAAGCCTCTCAGCAGCGATTGAGGGATGTGGTGTTGTTTTCGGCCAGACATATTAGTACCCCGTAAAGGGTTATATCTTGATCACGCTTATGGTACGCGCTTCCGTTTGTAACAATATGGCCTGATGACCGGTGGGCGTGGGTCGGGAGCACGAATCGCTGGATGAGAAAGCTTTCTCCGGTATCCAGCCTCAAATGCGTACGGGAGTGGATTAAACATTCCGGCCCCTTCGGCAAAGAAGTTGGTCCACCACTGTAGTGCTTGAGCATTTGCGGGAACTTTACCCTCGCGAATCTTTCGCATCGAGATGACAACGTTGCGATCCACTAGGAACCGTGCTGGTATGGCAAACGGTAAAGGTAACCAACCGTCACGAACTAACGCAAAAATTGTGGTCGGATTATTGAACGCCACCTTCGCCTTTAAGCTAGTCCGGCCCGGCGACGCAACTCCATCAACAATTGCATTTTCACCTTCAAGTATCAGATCAAAAGCTGCGGTGTCATCTTTTTCCAGCTGACGGATTTCTTCTGCTCCAAGCGGGTGAACGAATGTCGGAACGACCTCGATGCTCCGGCTTTTTTCGAATTCAGCGCGAAATGTAAATGGAGCCATAAGTTAGATACCCTGACAGTGTTTCCACGGATTGCCGATCCGTTTCTCGAGGCATGCTATCAATAAAAGATTTCAACTCTTGCCAGAGATCAGGATCTAGGTATCGAGTTATTCGCGGTTTGGCACGACGTGCCCGGTGCCGAGACAGGGACAAGGGGTTGCCGGCCAGGTAGCCAGCATCAACCAGCCAGGAAAACATTACATTCAGAATGATCATCGCCTGACGCTGACTTGCTGTCGAGAGCGGACCATAGAACGGGCGCCAGCGCGGATCGTCCCGCGGG encodes:
- a CDS encoding DUF4238 domain-containing protein, whose translation is MSGRKQHHIPQSLLRGFEAEHGPKYIQVYVFRAGRVPFLSSTEGVAAARDFYSSPSDDGQKTLDDHITEYENKQLTGLLQKLREKAHGETVSTDEAIELVVHLAVRGSFTRDVIEYAAHEIFDEISGGVDDLEQVRHDIGIDGNDPHPAFTEEINLLIQNDSNLR